A region of Elusimicrobiota bacterium DNA encodes the following proteins:
- a CDS encoding NAD+ synthase, with protein MLLRLALAQINPTVGDLAGNAARIVDFSARARAAGADLVLFPEMSLTGYPPEDLLLEPIFLEECEKALHQLLPRLPKDLLVVLGLPEGRPGALFNAAVALHGGRIRVRFHKWFLPNYGVFDEQRYFLPGQEPALLDLGGVRIGLTVCEDVWRPEGPALAASKAGASLILNLSASPFHAGKGKERVAVLTNKARECGAAIAYGNLVGGQDELVYDGSSLVMNAKGRVVAQAPAFDEHLLITDLPLEPVSLQNAKAVKIPRRSEDRAPNTSFLAPPLDPEEEIYSALIVGTRDYVRKNGFGRVLVGLSGGIDSALVAVIAADALGKENVVGVTLPSRFNSDETRNDAEAVARNLGIEFHTLPIEETVQSFRKTLAPLFGDRAPDVAEENLQSRVRGTLLMALSNKLGWLVLTTGNKSELSAGYFTLYGDSAGGFAVIKDLPKTLVYRLARWRNARGGRPLIPETTLTRPPTAELRPNQRDQDSLPPYEVLDTIVHRYVEENQGLERIVKAGVPRQVAAKWIRTIDAMEYKRRQTPPGIKITPRAFGRDRRMPITNKFKATGE; from the coding sequence ATGCTCCTTCGTCTCGCCCTCGCCCAAATCAACCCCACCGTTGGGGATCTGGCCGGGAACGCCGCCCGGATCGTGGATTTCAGCGCCCGGGCTCGGGCGGCGGGAGCGGATTTGGTCCTTTTCCCGGAAATGTCCCTCACGGGATATCCCCCCGAAGACCTCCTGTTGGAACCGATCTTTTTGGAGGAATGCGAGAAGGCGCTCCATCAACTCCTCCCTCGGTTACCCAAAGACCTTCTGGTGGTGTTGGGCCTGCCCGAGGGGCGTCCCGGGGCGCTCTTCAACGCCGCCGTGGCCCTCCACGGCGGCCGGATTCGGGTACGCTTTCACAAATGGTTCCTGCCCAACTACGGAGTGTTCGACGAACAGAGGTATTTCCTCCCCGGCCAAGAGCCCGCTCTGCTGGACTTGGGCGGCGTGCGGATCGGGCTGACCGTCTGCGAGGACGTCTGGCGTCCGGAAGGGCCCGCCCTGGCCGCGAGCAAAGCAGGCGCCTCCCTGATTCTGAACCTATCCGCCAGCCCCTTCCATGCCGGCAAGGGGAAGGAACGGGTCGCCGTCTTAACAAATAAAGCCCGGGAATGCGGGGCGGCCATCGCCTATGGCAACCTGGTGGGCGGCCAAGACGAATTGGTTTACGACGGCTCCAGTCTGGTCATGAACGCCAAGGGCCGCGTGGTCGCCCAGGCCCCCGCCTTCGACGAACACCTTTTGATCACCGACCTGCCCTTGGAACCCGTTTCGCTCCAAAACGCCAAGGCCGTCAAAATCCCGCGACGGTCGGAAGATCGGGCGCCCAACACCTCCTTTCTGGCGCCGCCCCTGGACCCGGAGGAGGAAATTTATTCCGCCCTCATCGTCGGAACCCGCGACTACGTTCGAAAAAACGGGTTCGGCCGGGTGCTGGTGGGACTCTCGGGCGGCATCGACTCGGCCTTGGTGGCGGTGATCGCGGCCGACGCCCTGGGCAAAGAAAACGTGGTGGGCGTCACGCTCCCCTCGCGCTTCAATTCCGATGAAACCCGGAACGACGCCGAGGCGGTGGCGCGAAACCTGGGGATCGAGTTCCACACCCTCCCAATCGAGGAGACGGTTCAGTCCTTCCGGAAAACCCTCGCTCCTCTTTTCGGAGACCGCGCGCCCGACGTGGCCGAGGAGAACCTCCAATCCCGCGTGCGCGGGACCCTTTTAATGGCCCTTTCCAACAAGTTGGGTTGGTTGGTGTTGACCACGGGGAACAAATCCGAGCTGTCGGCCGGTTATTTCACGCTCTACGGCGATTCGGCCGGGGGCTTCGCGGTGATCAAAGACCTCCCGAAAACCCTGGTGTACCGCCTGGCCCGTTGGCGAAACGCCCGGGGCGGGCGCCCGCTCATCCCGGAGACCACGCTCACGCGCCCCCCCACGGCCGAACTGAGGCCGAACCAGAGGGACCAGGACTCCCTGCCCCCCTACGAGGTTTTGGACACCATCGTCCATCGGTATGTGGAGGAGAACCAAGGCCTGGAGCGGATCGTCAAGGCCGGTGTTCCCCGCCAGGTCGCGGCGAAATGGATCCGTACCATCGATGCCATGGAATATAAACGCCGCCAAACACCGCCGGGCATCAAGATCACCCCCCGGGCCTTCGGCCGGGACCGGCGCATGCCCATCACAAACAAATTCAAAGCGACGGGGGAGTGA
- a CDS encoding GAF domain-containing protein — translation MPRAKVSTRSLGTTEELDLLHRITQIIGSTLELRTILQEIVTLVSGLTKADACFIYLHEPSHRSLVLSASKPPHPGEIDQLRLRMGEGLTGWVAEHKKPLSIPEKAHEDHRFKFFHNLPEDKFEGFLSVPILVKEGVVGVINVQHKKPTAHSEHALKLLSTIARQVGGAIENARLYEETRRKADAIQTLSAVSRTVTSDRFMEEILQLIVAMTASLMGSKICSIMLLDDESHQLRIAATQSLSDAYRNKPPVPVAQSLSGRAVLEKKPVIISDVRKDKRFSFPDVAVSEGLVSLLSLPMMFKDKVLGVINTYTAQEYDFSKEDVSVLQSVANQCASAIMQTRLLQEKLSAQEALETRKLVERAKSAIMKKRGLSEPEAFREIQKQSMDRRKTMKEIAEAILLAEDLGQSR, via the coding sequence ATGCCCCGCGCTAAAGTCTCAACCCGTTCTCTCGGCACCACCGAAGAGTTGGATCTGCTTCACCGCATCACCCAAATCATCGGGTCCACCTTGGAGCTTCGCACCATCCTTCAGGAAATAGTGACGTTGGTGAGCGGACTCACCAAAGCCGACGCCTGTTTTATTTATCTGCACGAACCCTCCCACCGGAGTTTAGTGCTCTCCGCCTCCAAACCCCCCCACCCCGGGGAAATCGACCAATTGCGCCTTCGTATGGGCGAAGGGTTGACCGGTTGGGTGGCGGAACACAAGAAACCGCTGTCCATCCCGGAAAAGGCACACGAGGACCATCGCTTCAAATTTTTCCACAACTTGCCGGAAGACAAGTTCGAGGGGTTCCTCTCCGTCCCGATTTTGGTCAAAGAAGGCGTGGTGGGCGTCATCAACGTCCAACACAAGAAACCCACCGCCCACAGCGAGCACGCGCTCAAGCTCCTCAGCACCATCGCCCGCCAAGTGGGCGGCGCCATCGAGAACGCTCGGCTCTACGAGGAAACCCGCCGCAAGGCCGACGCCATTCAAACGCTTTCCGCCGTGAGCCGCACCGTCACCTCCGACCGGTTTATGGAGGAGATCCTCCAGTTGATCGTGGCCATGACGGCCTCCCTCATGGGCTCCAAGATTTGCTCCATCATGTTGCTGGACGACGAATCCCACCAGCTCCGCATCGCGGCCACCCAGTCCCTCTCGGACGCCTACCGCAACAAACCGCCCGTCCCCGTGGCCCAGAGCCTCTCCGGCCGGGCCGTCCTGGAGAAGAAACCCGTCATCATCTCCGACGTCAGAAAGGACAAACGTTTCTCTTTCCCCGACGTCGCCGTCTCCGAAGGGTTGGTGTCCCTGCTGTCGCTCCCCATGATGTTCAAGGACAAGGTGTTGGGCGTCATCAACACCTACACCGCCCAGGAATACGATTTTTCCAAGGAAGACGTTTCCGTCCTGCAATCCGTGGCCAATCAGTGCGCCTCGGCCATCATGCAAACCCGGCTTCTCCAGGAAAAATTGTCCGCCCAGGAAGCCCTCGAAACCCGCAAACTGGTCGAACGAGCCAAAAGCGCGATCATGAAGAAACGCGGTCTTTCCGAACCCGAGGCTTTCCGCGAAATTCAAAAACAAAGCATGGATCGACGAAAAACCATGAAAGAAATCGCCGAAGCCATCCTCCTGGCCGAAGACCTCGGCCAGTCCCGGTGA
- a CDS encoding DNA starvation/stationary phase protection protein, with amino-acid sequence MLKYPNNDEEENSMTESKLISKEQKKEIAEGLAVLLADTYTLYLKTHNFHWNVTGPMFQTLHLMFEGHYNEMALAVDLVAERIRALENHAPGSYAEFGKLTSVKEAVGVPKAQDMIRQLLEGHETVIQAARRAFPAAERASDQATMDLLTQRLQLHEKTSWMLRSLLEG; translated from the coding sequence ATGCTAAAATATCCAAACAACGACGAAGAGGAGAATTCCATGACCGAATCTAAATTGATCTCGAAAGAGCAGAAGAAAGAAATCGCCGAGGGATTGGCGGTGCTGTTGGCGGACACCTACACGCTGTATCTCAAAACCCACAACTTCCATTGGAACGTGACGGGGCCCATGTTCCAAACCCTCCACTTGATGTTCGAGGGGCACTACAACGAAATGGCGTTGGCGGTGGACCTGGTGGCCGAACGCATCCGCGCCTTGGAAAACCACGCGCCGGGGTCCTACGCCGAGTTCGGCAAGCTCACCTCCGTCAAAGAAGCCGTCGGCGTTCCCAAAGCCCAAGACATGATCCGCCAGCTACTGGAAGGCCATGAAACTGTGATCCAAGCCGCCCGCCGGGCCTTCCCCGCCGCCGAGCGAGCCTCCGACCAAGCCACCATGGACCTCCTCACCCAACGCCTCCAACTCCACGAAAAAACCTCCTGGATGCTCCGAAGCCTGCTGGAGGGATGA
- a CDS encoding DUF1343 domain-containing protein: MGRPWRKKRLGAIVHGASVTGALEHAVDALRRSGFRLTALFAPEHGLAAELQDQAPVQGARAPRTNLPVYSLYGKNLSPTPAMLENIDALLFDLQDIGVRYYTFIWTMALAMKACAEKDKPLIVLDRPNPLGGEKLEGNLPDPAFASFVGRHPLPVLHGMTVGELARHFNRTQKWGTDLHVVPMAGWRRSMRFNETGLPWVLPSPNMPTLETATVYGGMCLLEATNLSEGRGTTRPFEIVGAPFVDGTRLAQALAAQKLPGVRFRALQFRPTFNKWAGQLCGGVQIHVTDPAQFQSFRTGLSLIQTVRRLSPKFRWKAPPYEFETKKKPMDILCGTDQIRRAMESGAKLLSLEKSWRREIQSFRQARQDALLYF, translated from the coding sequence CTGGGACGCCCCTGGCGAAAGAAACGGCTGGGCGCCATTGTTCACGGCGCCTCCGTCACCGGCGCGCTGGAACACGCGGTGGATGCCCTCCGCCGCTCCGGGTTCCGACTGACCGCGCTCTTCGCCCCCGAACACGGCTTGGCGGCCGAACTTCAAGACCAAGCCCCGGTCCAGGGCGCCCGGGCCCCTCGGACAAACCTTCCCGTCTACAGCCTCTATGGAAAAAATCTGTCCCCCACCCCCGCCATGCTCGAAAACATCGACGCCCTGCTCTTCGACCTCCAAGACATCGGCGTTCGCTACTACACCTTCATCTGGACCATGGCCCTGGCCATGAAGGCCTGCGCCGAGAAGGACAAACCCCTTATCGTGCTCGACCGCCCCAACCCCCTGGGCGGGGAGAAATTGGAAGGCAACTTGCCGGACCCCGCCTTCGCCTCTTTTGTTGGACGACATCCCCTCCCCGTCCTCCACGGCATGACCGTGGGCGAATTGGCCCGCCATTTCAACCGGACGCAAAAATGGGGAACCGATTTGCACGTGGTCCCCATGGCGGGTTGGCGCCGGTCCATGCGGTTTAACGAAACGGGCCTGCCCTGGGTCCTCCCCTCCCCCAACATGCCGACCCTGGAAACCGCCACCGTCTATGGCGGCATGTGCCTTTTGGAAGCCACTAACCTTTCCGAGGGACGCGGAACCACGCGGCCTTTTGAAATCGTCGGCGCCCCCTTCGTCGACGGCACCCGTCTCGCCCAGGCGCTCGCCGCCCAAAAGCTTCCGGGCGTCCGATTCCGTGCCCTCCAGTTCCGCCCCACTTTCAACAAATGGGCCGGCCAACTCTGCGGCGGCGTCCAAATCCATGTCACCGATCCCGCCCAGTTCCAGTCCTTCCGAACCGGTCTGAGCTTGATCCAAACCGTTCGACGACTCTCCCCCAAATTCCGCTGGAAAGCTCCCCCCTACGAATTCGAAACCAAAAAGAAGCCTATGGACATCCTCTGCGGCACCGATCAAATCCGCCGCGCCATGGAAAGCGGTGCAAAACTTCTTTCACTGGAAAAGTCATGGCGGCGAGAGATTCAAAGCTTCCGCCAAGCGAGACAAGACGCCCTGCTCTATTTTTAA
- a CDS encoding RNA methyltransferase, which yields MTPIASRSNPTVARFRAARDGKDGRSIFVEGRRLLEELLDSTLTPREAAVIPQSEKDPKTAPLIQALRDRGATVHAVTSSVMEFISDVETPPGIAVRADRPHGFDLATVAGLGTPPPLILLLDALQSPANVGAILRSAEAAGVTAVGVLPGTADPLSPKALRASAGSAFRIPIFRTDSIQTILNAFPTSPALLAADAGGSHSYFQWNWTAPCVLLLGGEARGVNFPSLGALPVQRIKIPMAGRVESLNVAVAAGILLMEARRQRTVLHTGSAFA from the coding sequence GTGACCCCTATCGCCTCCCGGTCCAACCCCACGGTGGCCCGCTTTCGGGCCGCGCGGGACGGAAAGGACGGACGCTCCATTTTTGTCGAGGGGCGGCGTCTCTTGGAAGAACTGTTGGATTCGACCCTCACGCCCCGGGAAGCGGCGGTGATCCCCCAAAGCGAAAAAGATCCGAAAACCGCCCCGCTCATCCAAGCCTTGCGCGACCGAGGCGCCACCGTTCATGCGGTCACGTCTTCAGTCATGGAATTCATTTCCGATGTAGAAACCCCGCCCGGGATCGCCGTACGGGCGGACCGGCCCCACGGTTTTGACCTGGCCACGGTGGCGGGGCTTGGAACCCCGCCCCCCTTGATCCTCCTGTTGGACGCCCTTCAGTCGCCCGCCAACGTGGGCGCCATTCTTCGGTCGGCCGAAGCGGCGGGAGTGACCGCCGTGGGAGTCTTGCCCGGAACCGCGGACCCCCTCTCGCCCAAAGCCCTGCGGGCCTCCGCCGGAAGCGCTTTCCGAATACCGATCTTTCGAACCGACTCGATCCAAACGATCTTAAACGCCTTCCCCACCTCTCCCGCCCTGCTGGCGGCCGACGCCGGGGGATCCCACAGCTATTTCCAGTGGAATTGGACCGCCCCCTGCGTGCTCCTTTTGGGCGGCGAGGCGCGCGGGGTGAATTTCCCATCGCTCGGCGCCCTTCCCGTCCAGCGAATTAAAATCCCCATGGCCGGCCGGGTCGAGTCGCTGAACGTGGCCGTGGCGGCGGGGATTTTATTGATGGAGGCACGGCGGCAAAGAACAGTCCTTCACACGGGGTCGGCCTTCGCGTGA
- a CDS encoding AI-2E family transporter — protein MIPIVPDRRSEARPILFRVFFFAAFGFLLYQLLRIVAPFLSGILLAITLALVFYPLHTRFLRWSRGRPNLAAGTSVATLFLIVVVPTLFFLALLGRQAAAIYPWAQEQVQEVRTNPRATLEERLPAPVKKVWRRSQELLIQAGVNPRDTLLRTMEGIGNKVSSLGASIVKNLILFVFQTLIMVFTLFFIFRDGNRLTEKIVGLIPMETAYKTHILNRLNQTLTAVVRGMFVTASVQGLLAGVGFALAGVSFSVVLGFATAFMALIPFIGATAVWLPVGVYLILKGWVVQGVGILLWGGLVVSTVDNFLRPFIIGSKAKIPIALLFFGTLGGLQAYGPIGLLVGPLTVASVLAFAKIYGEQLARATEKKEISSISGSTAAPPLP, from the coding sequence GTGATTCCAATCGTCCCAGACCGGAGAAGTGAAGCTCGTCCCATTTTGTTTCGGGTCTTTTTTTTCGCGGCCTTCGGGTTTCTCTTGTATCAGCTCCTCCGGATCGTCGCCCCCTTCCTTTCAGGAATCCTCTTGGCCATCACCTTGGCGTTGGTTTTTTACCCCCTCCACACGCGTTTTCTCCGTTGGAGCCGCGGCCGGCCGAACCTGGCGGCGGGGACCAGCGTCGCCACTCTTTTTCTGATCGTGGTGGTGCCGACCTTGTTTTTCCTCGCCCTCCTGGGCCGGCAAGCCGCGGCCATCTATCCATGGGCCCAAGAACAGGTTCAAGAGGTTCGAACGAACCCCCGCGCCACCCTGGAGGAACGGCTTCCGGCGCCCGTGAAGAAGGTGTGGAGACGCTCGCAAGAACTTCTGATCCAGGCGGGGGTCAATCCCCGCGACACGCTCCTCCGCACGATGGAAGGCATTGGAAACAAGGTGTCTTCCCTGGGCGCGTCCATCGTCAAAAATTTGATCTTGTTTGTCTTTCAAACCCTGATCATGGTCTTCACGCTTTTCTTTATCTTTCGAGACGGTAATCGATTGACCGAGAAAATAGTCGGCCTGATCCCCATGGAAACCGCCTACAAAACCCACATCCTGAACCGGTTAAACCAAACGCTCACCGCCGTGGTGCGTGGAATGTTCGTGACCGCGTCGGTCCAGGGTCTCCTGGCCGGGGTCGGGTTCGCCCTCGCGGGCGTCAGCTTTTCCGTGGTTCTCGGCTTCGCCACGGCGTTTATGGCACTCATCCCTTTCATCGGGGCGACCGCGGTCTGGTTGCCGGTGGGCGTCTACCTCATTTTGAAAGGCTGGGTGGTTCAAGGCGTCGGGATTCTTCTTTGGGGCGGTTTGGTCGTCAGCACCGTTGATAATTTTCTTCGCCCTTTCATCATCGGGAGCAAAGCCAAGATCCCCATCGCTTTGCTTTTTTTCGGCACCCTGGGCGGTCTTCAGGCCTACGGGCCCATCGGCCTCCTGGTGGGCCCCCTCACGGTGGCGAGCGTCCTCGCCTTCGCCAAAATCTACGGCGAACAGCTGGCCCGCGCGACGGAAAAAAAAGAAATTTCCTCCATCTCCGGATCCACGGCGGCCCCCCCCCTCCCGTGA